DNA from Mycobacterium sp. SMC-8:
CTCGCCGGCGGCGTGGCCGCCCATGCCGTCGGCCAGCGCGAGCAGGCGCGCACCGGCGTAGACCGAGTCTTCGTTGTTGGCGCGCACCAACCCCCGGTCGCTGCGGGCCGCGTATCGAAGGACGAGCGTCACGGGCGCAGCTCGATCACCGTCTTGCCGATTCGCACCGGTGTGCCCATCGGAACTCGTACCGCTGTCGTCACCTTCGCCCTGTCGAGGTATGTACCGTTTGTTGATCCTAGGTCCTCTACATACCATTCCGGACCGCGTGGCGAGAGCCTGGCGTGGCGGGTCGAGGCGTAGTCGTCGGTGAGCACAAGCGTCGAGTCATCGGCGCGACCGATCAGCACCGGCTGCGTGCCCAGCGGAATGCGGGTGCCGGCCAGCGCTCCCTCGGTCACCACCAGCTGCCGGGGCACATGCCTGCGGGTGCGGTTGGGAAGCAGCGAACCCCGCAACGGAAGCCCGCGCCGTACCATCACCGCACCGGTCGGGGCGTAGATGTCGGTGCGCAGGATGCGCAGCACCGACCAGATGAACAGCCAGAGCAGTAGAAGGAAGCCGACACGGGTCAGCTGCAGTACCAGGCCCTGCATCTGACGTCCTCTCCGTCTCCGCCCTATCGGCACCGCCACCATACGTGGGCGTCGATCGGCGTGAGCACCACGCGACCGCGTCCCCCGAGCGGCTTGACCTCAGTGGACGCGGACGATGATCTCGGAGTGGCCGAGCCGGATGACGTCGCCGTCGGCCAGCTGCCACTCCTGGACCGGTGCGTTGTTCACCGTCGTGCCGTTGGTGGAGTTGAGGTCCGACAATAGCGCGACCTGACCGTCCCAGCGGATCTCCAGGTGACGACGCGACACACCCGTGTCGGGCAACCGGAACTGGGCATCCTGGCCACGGCCGATCACATTGGCGCCTTCACGCAGCTGGTAGGTACGCCCGCTGCCGTCGTCGAGCTGCAGCGTGACGGTCGCACCGGCGGCCGGGTAGTCGCTCTGGGCGCCGTATCCGCCGTAGCCGCCGGCCTGCCCGTAACCCTGGTCGCCGTAGCCGGCGGACTCACCGTAGCCCTGGTCGGCGTAACCGGCCGGGGCCTCGCCGTAGCGACCGTAATCGGGCTGCCCGTAATCCTGGCCGCCATAGGACTGCTGACCGCCGCCGTAACCGCCCTGATCGGGGTAGCCACCCTGATCGGGGTAGGACGGCCGGCTCTGCGGGCCGTACCCGCCGTCATCGGGGCGACGGCCGTAGTTGTAGTCGCCCGACGGCGGCGGTCCGTAGCCGGGCTGGCCGCCGGGGGGCGGGCCGTATCCGGGAGGTGCCTGCCGGTAGCCCTGATCCGGGTAGCCCGGAGGCGGGCCGTAACCGGCCGGCGGACGCTGCTCATAGGACTGCGGAGGGTAGCCGCCCTGCTCCGGGTAGCCCCCTTGATCCGGGTAGCCACCGTGCTCGGGGTAACCGCCGCGGGGCGGGTAGCCCTGATCCGGGGCCGGGTAGCCCTGATCCTGGGCGGGGTAGCCGCCCTGATCCGGGTGGCCGGGGCCCTGGTCGCTCTGGGGGTAGCCGCCGCGCTGCTCGTCCGGACGGTTGTAGCGGTCGTCTTCGGGACGGTTGTAGTAGTCGTCCGCGGGCCGACCCGGTCCTTGGCCGCCGCGGTAAGTCGGGTTGTCGGTCATCGGTGGTACTCCTGGTTCTGCCTGGGACGTGACGTCTCGTGGGGGTGGAGCGGGTTCGACTGTGGTCGCGTCTGGATTGACCGCGGCACGCGCGCGAAACTGTCCGGTGTGCAGGTTGGGTGACTGCTCGAATCTGACGACCACATCACCATACGTTTGCCATCCCTGCTCATGGATGTATCCCTCCAAGTGCTTGGCGAACGTGGTCGCGGTGATGTCCGGATCGGCACTCACCTCTCGGTAGTCAGGCACACTGAGGGTAATGACGTAATCGTTCGGGGCCAAAATGCGTCCACCATGCAGTTCGCGGGCGCCGGCGTCGGCCTCCCGGCGCAGCAGCGACTCCACTTCCTGCGGAACGATCGATCCGCCGAAGACCCGGGCAAAGGCATCACCGACCTTGTCCTCGAGCTTGCGCTCGAAGCGGCCGACCAACCCCATCTCCCCGCTCGCCTCCCTTGCCGTGATGCGCTGGTATTACCCGCGCAGTGACGCCGCCAGCGTGTCGGCTGGTGGCGATGCCTGCATGCATGGTAAGCGCCATCTGGGGCGATGCGTGACCAACAGAACTGTGAGAATCGCATCGGCGCAGGTCACAGTTTCGCTACGGCCCGTTTTGGAGTTCACGGGGGTGGCCCAGTACGGTTGGGAGGCCGGGACGCCTGCGTGATAGGCTCCCTCGGTCATTCGGGCGAGTGGCGGAATGGCAGACGCGCTGGCTTCAGGTGCCAGTGTCCTTCGGGACGTGGGGGTTCAAGTCCCCCTTCGCCCACCACGAGCGGTTCTACGAACTGCAGGCATAAAGGTCACGATCCAGAAATGGGTCGTGACCTTTGTTTTTGTGTGGGCAGCCTCGAAGGAGTGCGCCTGATCCACAGATGCGGGAGTTAGAGGCGCAAGTCCCCGGGAAGCTTGTGAACCGCCAGTTCGACAGTTCGGACTTTGACTTGTTGGAAATGGCGTCTGGGGATTGAGCCTTCAACCATTTCCCAATTGCTGCTGTCCTCGGCCGTCGGTCGTGCCGGCGCGGGGGGTCCATGCCGGCGGCGTGTTCGGCGAAGGCCTCGTTGTCGGACACGACGAGTACCTTGACGCCCGCACGATGTGCGCCCACCTGGTCGTCTACTCAAACGTCCGGTCGGCGGGTTACGGGGATTGGAGTCAGGTGCGGAAGCGATGCAAGAAGAGGGGGCCCAAAGGCGCTCCTCGTCGAAGGCAGCTTGATCCACTTGGTCTCAGACAAGACGGCGGTCCTGCCAGATTCGAAAAAGGCGATCTCGCCGATATGGTCAGCGATATAAGCCTTTTCGCCGGTTGTAAGTCAGTTGCCGCGGTGCGGACCATTTTGCGCGAACAGATCCAGCTTGAGGTCGATGCGATGGCGGCTCTGGTACGAGACGCCGACGCGTTCGACGTCATTGAGCTGATGCGACTACGTGAACTCGGTGTGGCTCCCAAGCTGCGCCCGGTGGCAGCGCGCTTGTCATCGAGATCGTGGCCGCCGTGTTGCTTTCTCGGGGATCTCGGAAACCGAGCGCACTTCCGCGCGACGAAACCAGACCCCACGTGGCTGTGAACGAGTTACATCAGCGCGCCTTGCGCTTGATGCGGCTTGCGCAGGCGCGCCAACTCGCCGAGGCGGCCTTGAACGGTGACCCTCTCTCGATGCTCGCCGCCGAGTATCAAGGCGCGGTCATGGGCATCCGCAACTTGCAGTACAGCAGCGTTCGGGATGCGCACGAAGCTCGGCTCTTCGACAACGAGCGGGCGGCTAGCCTCATGCAAAAACACTTGGGATACACCTACCCGCAGGTCGTCGCAGTTCGTGAAGGCATCAGGGAGGTGTCATCGCAGCGGATGACTGAGCTCCGGAATGGAACCGCGGAGATCATGTTGCGCAACCAGGGCGTTCCGCCAGGCCAGATACCAGCAGCCGAAGCGGAGGAAGTGGTGTCGCAAATGGTTGCTCTGATGTTTCTGCCGGGAGATCGGGCCACGATTTCCGCGAACGACGTTGCGCCCTTGGCAGGTGTCGACGATGAGACGGCGCTTGCTGTCTTGACTTCGTTCTCTCAGTTCTTCGACTCAGCGATATCTGCGACGGACCGTATCTACGACATGCTGGTCGGGACGAATCCGTTCTTGGGCACGCCGCTCGTTTCCGACGGTGCCGGCCACTTTGTATCGACGTCAAATGAGGTGGGAAACGACTCGTTGCGGAGGATCTTCGAGAAGGCGCTCACTTCGAACGGTAAGGATTTCACCGCGTACGACCAGAAAATTCGCGTCGCAATGAGCGAGCAGATCGCGCTCGACGGGCTCGCGTCGATTCTTGAGACCGCCCCGTCGCACACTGCATTCAAGTACTTTGCACCCGAAAAAAACGAGGAAATCGGCCAGCTTGGGTCCGGGTGTGCGAACCCCGCCGCGGTCGGCAAGCAAGTTGAAGGCGATGGCCTCTTCATCATCGACGACGTTGCGATCGTCGTGGAGACGAAAGGCAAGTCGATGGCCGAGCAGTCGCGACGAGGAGACGTCACACGACTTTCGCGCGATCTCGCCGCAACCATCGGCGACGCTTGTGAACAGGCTAAACGGATCGAACGTCTCATCGAAATCAACCGGGGCATCTGGCTCGCCGACAAGAGCTGGCTGGACTTGTCGCAAATCCGGGAGGTCCGTTGCGTGGCGGCGCTTCTAGACGATGTCGGCCCACTGGGTACCGCGATCGGTCGACTGCAGCAGGCCGGAATTGTGGGCGAGGACAAACCCCCATGGATCACCTCGCTGCACGACCTCACTACCATCGCCGCCGTTTGCGATCGACCTGCAGAGTTCTTGCACTACCTCAGGGTTCGAACGGACAGTCCGGTCACCACTCACTTCTGGGCACTTGACGAACTTGACCTTTACATGACCTTCCTCCAAGGAGATCTCTGGGTCGACGCTGATGAGGAAGACGCCGTCAACATGGTCGACGACCATTGCGTCGAGCTCAACGCATGGATGGATCGGCACGAACACGAGGGGACCGAATTACCCGAGAAGCCGTCATTCAACGCCGTCCCAGCGATGCTGGAGCTCGTTGACGCGATCGCCGCCTTACGCCAACCAGGGTGGCTGCGCTGCGGGGCCGACCTTCTCTCGTTGGCGGGCGAGGCGCAACAACAGCTGCTCGACATGATCGTTGAACTTGGCCGTCGGACCGAGGATGACAGCGACGAACACCACGGGGCCTTCTCATTCGAGAGCACGTGGGAGCGTCCAGCCTTCTTCCTATCGATCTGTCCGAATGGAATGGAAATCGACGATGTTGAGGCGCAACTCTTCGCATATATGCGAGCGAAGTCCACGCAGATCGGGTCCGAGCGCTCCTACGGCCTCATATTCGACACCCACCAACAATTGAGACGGTTTCTCTACTTGTAGGCTATTTCTGGCGCGGCCCTTCGAAGTACACACTGCCTAACCTCGACGTTTCGTGAAATAGGCTGTTGACACGACCTGTAATGCACGGAAGTGCCTGTCCTGTTTGAGAAAATGTGACTTGTCTAGGGTCCATGTTCACAAAGCGGGAAGGCACTCCGTAGGTGAAGCGTAGCGCGGTTCGTTCTCTGCTGGTGGATTCAGGTCGCGAGTCGTTGGTCTCGTCGGCCGGCGGGCTGCTGTTGGCTCGGACGCTGCACGTCTCGGGACTGGAAAAGGCCATGTCAGAGGTCTTGAAGCGGTGGCGGGCACCACGAACCCTGCACGACCCGGCCAAGGTGCTCACCGATGTCGCGATCGCGGTGGCACTCGGCGGTGACTGTGCCG
Protein-coding regions in this window:
- a CDS encoding FHA domain-containing protein — translated: MQGLVLQLTRVGFLLLLWLFIWSVLRILRTDIYAPTGAVMVRRGLPLRGSLLPNRTRRHVPRQLVVTEGALAGTRIPLGTQPVLIGRADDSTLVLTDDYASTRHARLSPRGPEWYVEDLGSTNGTYLDRAKVTTAVRVPMGTPVRIGKTVIELRP
- a CDS encoding DUF3662 and FHA domain-containing protein, which codes for MGLVGRFERKLEDKVGDAFARVFGGSIVPQEVESLLRREADAGARELHGGRILAPNDYVITLSVPDYREVSADPDITATTFAKHLEGYIHEQGWQTYGDVVVRFEQSPNLHTGQFRARAAVNPDATTVEPAPPPRDVTSQAEPGVPPMTDNPTYRGGQGPGRPADDYYNRPEDDRYNRPDEQRGGYPQSDQGPGHPDQGGYPAQDQGYPAPDQGYPPRGGYPEHGGYPDQGGYPEQGGYPPQSYEQRPPAGYGPPPGYPDQGYRQAPPGYGPPPGGQPGYGPPPSGDYNYGRRPDDGGYGPQSRPSYPDQGGYPDQGGYGGGQQSYGGQDYGQPDYGRYGEAPAGYADQGYGESAGYGDQGYGQAGGYGGYGAQSDYPAAGATVTLQLDDGSGRTYQLREGANVIGRGQDAQFRLPDTGVSRRHLEIRWDGQVALLSDLNSTNGTTVNNAPVQEWQLADGDVIRLGHSEIIVRVH